The Nocardioides campestrisoli genome includes a window with the following:
- a CDS encoding ABC transporter substrate-binding protein, giving the protein MRRTTTRARLATLLTVVSACALAGCGAGGTTSAGDGPPSELRLAIGGESEEGFDPTLGWGRYGAPLFQSTLLTREPDLGVGLDLATAYEVSDDGLTWTVDLRRDASFTDGEPVTARDVAYTFNTAAEQGGLTDVTALERAVVVDDDTVELRLTEPRSTFVNRLISLGIVPEHAHDSGYAQDPVGSGPFALVDWQQGQQLVVERNEDYYGEKPAFERLVFVFTDEDASLAAARAGQVDVAAAPSTLATQEIAGMRVQAVTSLDNRGIAFPTVPEEGRRSPAGHPVGNDVTADLAVRRAVNLAVDREALVEGVLEGFGSPATGPVDGAPWHEPGSSIDDDDVDAATAELERAGWTDSDGDGVREKDGTTASFSLLYPADDSLRQGLALNVVDMVARAGIEIRPEGLGWDEIYQRMHTDAVLFGWGSHDPTEMYNLYHSSMAGTESFNPGYYANPAVDRHLDAAMAATDPDEADRHWRAAQLDDDGTGFTAGADAAWAWLVNLEHTYFVDDCLDLGPERIEPHGHGWPLTAGISRWRWEC; this is encoded by the coding sequence ATGCGCCGCACCACCACTCGCGCCCGCCTCGCGACCCTTCTGACGGTCGTGAGCGCCTGCGCGCTGGCCGGCTGTGGCGCCGGCGGCACCACGTCCGCCGGCGACGGACCGCCGTCCGAGCTCCGGCTCGCCATCGGCGGGGAGTCCGAGGAGGGCTTCGACCCCACGCTGGGCTGGGGCCGCTACGGCGCTCCGCTCTTCCAGTCCACGCTGCTGACCCGCGAGCCCGACCTCGGCGTGGGCCTGGACCTGGCCACGGCCTACGAGGTCAGCGACGACGGGCTGACCTGGACCGTCGACCTGCGCCGGGACGCCTCCTTCACCGACGGCGAGCCGGTCACCGCCCGCGACGTGGCCTACACCTTCAACACCGCCGCCGAGCAGGGCGGGCTGACCGACGTCACCGCGCTCGAGCGGGCCGTGGTGGTCGACGACGACACCGTCGAGCTGCGGCTTACCGAGCCCCGCAGCACCTTCGTGAACCGGCTGATCAGCCTCGGCATCGTCCCCGAGCACGCCCACGACTCCGGCTACGCCCAGGACCCCGTCGGGTCCGGCCCCTTCGCGCTCGTCGACTGGCAGCAGGGGCAACAGCTGGTCGTCGAGCGCAACGAGGACTACTACGGCGAGAAGCCGGCGTTCGAGCGGCTGGTCTTCGTCTTCACCGACGAGGACGCCAGCCTCGCCGCCGCGCGCGCCGGCCAGGTGGACGTCGCGGCGGCGCCCTCGACCCTGGCCACCCAGGAGATCGCCGGGATGCGCGTGCAGGCGGTCACCTCGCTGGACAACCGCGGCATCGCCTTCCCCACGGTCCCCGAGGAAGGACGCCGCAGCCCGGCCGGCCACCCGGTGGGCAACGACGTGACCGCCGACCTCGCGGTGCGGCGCGCCGTCAACCTCGCCGTGGACCGCGAGGCTCTGGTCGAGGGAGTCCTGGAAGGCTTCGGCTCCCCCGCCACCGGTCCCGTGGACGGGGCCCCGTGGCACGAGCCGGGCTCGAGCATCGACGACGACGACGTCGACGCGGCGACCGCCGAGCTCGAGCGCGCCGGCTGGACCGACAGCGACGGCGACGGGGTGCGGGAGAAGGACGGCACGACCGCCTCCTTCTCGCTGCTCTACCCGGCCGACGACTCGCTGCGCCAGGGACTGGCGCTCAACGTGGTGGACATGGTGGCCCGCGCAGGCATCGAGATCCGGCCCGAGGGCCTGGGCTGGGACGAGATCTACCAGCGGATGCACACCGACGCCGTCCTCTTCGGCTGGGGCAGCCACGACCCGACCGAGATGTACAACCTCTACCACTCCTCGATGGCCGGCACCGAGTCGTTCAACCCCGGCTACTACGCGAACCCGGCGGTCGACCGGCACCTCGACGCGGCGATGGCCGCCACCGACCCGGACGAGGCCGACCGGCACTGGCGCGCGGCCCAGCTGGACGACGACGGCACCGGCTTCACCGCCGGCGCGGACGCCGCCTGGGCCTGGCTGGTCAACCTCGAGCACACCTACTTCGTCGACGACTGCCTGGACCTGGGCCCGGAGCGGATCGAGCCGCACGGGCACGGGTGGCCGCTGACCGCCGGCATCAGCCGATGGCGGTGGGAGTGCTGA
- a CDS encoding ABC transporter permease has product MGVLNAPARRARGLAGRALRLASLVAAVAVGCFALMAGSPVDPVEAYVGADSAAVGPEQRAQIAERWGLDDPPVERFTAWAGNVLTGDLGTSQVFGQPVTTVIGERFAASVSLMALAWLISGVLGFTLGLLAGALRGRVADRVLTWWAYTLASAPTFWVGLLLLYVFSVSLQWTPVCCAAPIGTLPGEASLLDQLHHLLLPALTLSVVGISPVLLHTRQATIEVLASDHVAFARAQGERLPGLVLHRVARNAAGPALMLQFASVGELFGGSVLAEQVFTYPGLGEATTTAALRQDVPLLLGIALFTAVLVFVGNALGDLAHRAAAPRTREAVA; this is encoded by the coding sequence GTGGGAGTGCTGAACGCCCCGGCGAGACGAGCCCGAGGCCTCGCCGGACGCGCCCTGCGACTGGCCAGCCTGGTCGCCGCCGTGGCGGTCGGCTGCTTCGCCCTGATGGCCGGCTCCCCGGTGGACCCGGTCGAGGCGTACGTCGGCGCCGACAGCGCGGCGGTCGGCCCCGAGCAGCGGGCCCAGATCGCCGAGCGATGGGGGCTGGACGACCCGCCGGTGGAGCGCTTCACCGCGTGGGCGGGCAACGTGCTCACCGGCGACCTCGGCACCTCCCAGGTCTTCGGCCAGCCGGTCACCACCGTGATCGGGGAGCGCTTCGCCGCCAGCGTCTCGCTGATGGCGCTCGCCTGGCTGATCTCAGGTGTCCTGGGCTTCACCCTCGGGCTGCTCGCCGGGGCGCTGCGCGGCAGGGTCGCCGACCGGGTGCTCACCTGGTGGGCGTACACCCTCGCCTCGGCCCCGACGTTCTGGGTCGGCCTGCTGCTGCTCTACGTCTTCTCGGTCTCGCTGCAGTGGACGCCGGTCTGCTGCGCCGCGCCCATCGGCACCCTGCCGGGCGAGGCCTCCCTGCTCGACCAGCTGCACCACCTGCTGCTGCCCGCCCTCACGCTCAGCGTCGTCGGCATCTCGCCGGTCCTGCTGCACACCCGGCAGGCCACGATCGAGGTGCTGGCCAGCGACCACGTTGCCTTCGCCCGGGCCCAGGGCGAGCGCCTGCCGGGCCTGGTCCTGCACCGGGTCGCACGCAACGCCGCCGGACCGGCACTGATGCTGCAGTTCGCCTCGGTCGGGGAGCTCTTCGGCGGCTCCGTGCTGGCCGAGCAGGTCTTCACCTACCCCGGGCTGGGCGAGGCGACGACCACGGCGGCCCTGCGCCAGGACGTGCCCCTGCTCCTGGGCATCGCGCTGTTCACCGCCGTGCTGGTCTTCGTCGGCAACGCGCTGGGCGACCTCGCCCACCGCGCCGCGGCCCCGCGCACCCGGGAGGCCGTGGCATGA
- a CDS encoding ABC transporter ATP-binding protein gives MLSAEGLWFRHRRQDPWVLAGVDLHVAPGEVAGLWGASGTGKSTLAALLAQHRRPERGVVRVDGATKPPRGRPRPVQLVLQHPERAMNPRWRVRDVLREARPDGDVLACVPDGPAGSLVEPHWLDRHPHEISGGELQRVNLARALLTEPAYVLADEISASLDSLTQALLWQHLLTQVRERGLGVLAISHDQPLLDRVADRVVTLDAAAAGSEEPAATSLREVT, from the coding sequence GTGCTGAGCGCCGAGGGCCTGTGGTTCCGTCACCGCCGCCAGGACCCGTGGGTGCTGGCGGGAGTGGACCTGCACGTGGCTCCCGGCGAGGTGGCCGGCCTGTGGGGCGCCTCGGGCACCGGGAAGTCCACGCTCGCCGCGCTGCTGGCCCAGCACCGCAGGCCGGAGCGTGGCGTGGTCCGCGTCGACGGGGCCACGAAGCCGCCCCGCGGCAGGCCGCGGCCGGTCCAGCTGGTGCTCCAGCACCCCGAGCGGGCGATGAACCCCCGGTGGCGGGTCCGCGACGTGCTCCGGGAGGCCCGGCCCGATGGCGACGTCCTGGCCTGCGTCCCGGACGGACCGGCCGGCAGCCTGGTGGAGCCGCACTGGCTGGACCGGCACCCGCACGAGATCAGCGGCGGAGAGCTCCAGCGGGTCAACCTGGCCCGGGCACTGCTGACGGAGCCGGCGTACGTGCTGGCGGACGAGATCTCCGCCAGCCTGGACTCGCTGACCCAGGCGCTGCTCTGGCAGCACCTGCTGACCCAGGTGCGCGAGCGCGGGCTCGGGGTGCTGGCGATCTCCCACGACCAGCCGCTGCTGGACCGGGTCGCCGACCGCGTCGTCACCCTGGACGCAGCAGCGGCCGGCTCCGAGGAGCCGGCCGCCACCTCGCTGCGAGAGGTCACTTGA
- a CDS encoding ABC transporter permease translates to MTAHTRTAWDEDRAPGLLAGLPARWADRRTRTLVGLAVALVVVVAVVVAGTLAAGPAQLTDLSERNQGPSLDHLFGTDRHGRDLLLRTLVGLRLSLLVGTLAAALSGVIALALTLVATAGGRYAAAAVTWLVDLFLALPHLVLLILLAFALGGGTEAVVLAVGLTHWPRLTRVLMSVGRETATGDFVATSRALGHGPWHVARRHVAPHLVPHLSVGVVLMFPHAILHEAALSFLGLGVDPGLPAVGILLAESMRSLSAGHWWLAVLPGVGLLLVVKLIDRIGEDLRLLLDPRSAHL, encoded by the coding sequence ATGACCGCACACACCCGCACAGCCTGGGACGAGGACCGGGCCCCGGGCCTCCTCGCCGGACTTCCCGCCCGCTGGGCGGACCGGCGTACCCGCACCCTGGTCGGGCTGGCGGTCGCGCTGGTCGTCGTCGTGGCGGTGGTCGTGGCCGGCACCCTGGCCGCGGGACCGGCCCAGCTCACCGACCTCTCCGAGCGCAACCAGGGCCCCTCGCTCGACCACCTCTTCGGCACCGACCGGCACGGGCGCGACCTGCTGCTACGGACCCTGGTCGGGCTGAGGCTGAGCCTGCTGGTCGGGACGCTGGCTGCCGCCCTGTCGGGGGTGATCGCCCTGGCGCTCACCCTGGTCGCCACCGCCGGAGGCCGGTACGCCGCGGCCGCGGTCACCTGGCTGGTCGACCTCTTTCTGGCGCTGCCGCACCTGGTGCTGCTGATCCTGCTGGCCTTCGCGCTCGGCGGCGGCACCGAGGCGGTCGTGCTCGCGGTGGGGCTCACCCACTGGCCGCGGCTGACCCGGGTGCTGATGTCGGTGGGCCGGGAGACCGCGACCGGCGACTTCGTGGCCACGTCCCGGGCTCTGGGCCACGGGCCGTGGCACGTCGCCCGGCGGCACGTCGCCCCGCACCTGGTGCCGCACCTGAGCGTCGGCGTGGTGCTGATGTTCCCGCACGCCATCCTGCACGAGGCGGCCCTCTCCTTCCTGGGCCTGGGCGTGGACCCGGGGCTCCCCGCGGTCGGGATCCTGCTCGCCGAGTCGATGCGCTCGCTCTCGGCGGGCCACTGGTGGCTGGCCGTCCTGCCGGGCGTGGGGCTGCTGCTCGTGGTCAAGCTGATCGACCGGATCGGCGAGGACCTGCGCCTGCTGCTCGACCCGAGGAGCGCTCACCTGTGA
- a CDS encoding DUF998 domain-containing protein yields the protein MRRPGRRRLLRLAGVLAGVLYSGFALDWVLRGFEGMTHVVSELAAVGEPHAVLLRSADGACAVLVLLVLPEAGAALPEGRWRRGVVWGTATFALGAAAAAVVTAPCGPGVVCDAPGQRRQAAVHDAITVASDLGLFVGVAATWAVTRREGPAWLHGTAGWVLAVPGVAASVVFGAVTAAHGPGWASGGAQRVHIVGISVWLVCLGLLAGRETGDQDVTWRSPHREGRPG from the coding sequence ATGAGGCGCCCGGGACGACGGCGCCTGCTCAGGCTCGCCGGCGTGCTGGCCGGGGTCCTGTACTCGGGCTTCGCGCTGGACTGGGTGCTGCGCGGGTTCGAGGGCATGACACACGTGGTGAGCGAGCTCGCCGCCGTGGGCGAGCCGCACGCCGTGCTCCTGCGCTCGGCCGACGGTGCCTGTGCGGTGCTGGTGCTCCTCGTGCTGCCGGAGGCGGGGGCTGCCCTGCCGGAGGGCCGGTGGCGCCGGGGGGTGGTCTGGGGGACGGCGACGTTCGCGCTGGGCGCGGCGGCGGCGGCCGTGGTGACCGCCCCCTGCGGACCGGGCGTGGTCTGCGACGCCCCGGGGCAGCGGCGCCAGGCTGCCGTGCACGACGCGATCACGGTGGCCTCCGACCTGGGGCTCTTCGTGGGGGTGGCAGCCACCTGGGCCGTCACCCGGCGCGAGGGCCCGGCCTGGCTGCACGGGACCGCCGGGTGGGTGCTTGCGGTCCCCGGGGTCGCGGCGAGCGTGGTCTTCGGCGCGGTGACCGCGGCGCACGGGCCTGGCTGGGCGAGCGGGGGCGCCCAGCGCGTGCACATCGTGGGCATCAGCGTCTGGCTCGTCTGCCTGGGACTTTTGGCCGGACGAGAGACCGGTGACCAGGACGTAACGTGGCGCTCACCACACCGTGAGGGGAGGCCGGGATGA
- the lysX gene encoding bifunctional lysylphosphatidylglycerol synthetase/lysine--tRNA ligase LysX, whose protein sequence is MSPHPDARRPHPLRPPADDHWPDRFAGVMFGFATLAAVVALVPPWHSYFARSEDPVSLLTIPVVPSLVYAALLFVTAVGLRRRLRAAWWVVLVWWLGLPEVGRVALIAQGDHVALALLGLVLVGAAIVLALRVRSQFVARRVPGSLAGAGAILVLGGLAMVLGGAALVRGLGRSDSYADAATYVLDTMLLDLGRTGLETSAWAPWWVRLGIGLVGAVVVLGAMTVLFRAPRDTRTLGVADEARVRAMLRDFGEHDSLGYFATRRDKAVVWDTGDPATARAGVSYRTVGSVSLASGNPVGDPTYWPEAIARWRAEARASGWSVAVMGAGHEGALAHAEAGLTMLDLGDEAVIDLGSFSLNHPGMKAVRQPVSRLHRRGYTTRVVRHATLSEADFTELGAAAASWRGDGGDERGFSMALGRLGDPLDGACVLVQARDAEGALRGFLSFVPWGRTGLSLDLMRRDPTADNGLVELMVASLAAESTTFGVGPVSLNFAMFREAFERGAEIGAGPVARLWRQALMLASRNWQLESLYRSNAKYLPEWQPRYLGYEYASDLPRVGTAAGSAEGFLTAPSIARTRRRTDHPDGLGTGGAEHAAAVLALIPPAPDVVAEAVSPDHLPEQMRVRREKLDRIREIGIDPYPVTAPRTHTLAEVRGLVDEDLAAGTETGIEVSVAGRVMLKRDLGHLGFATLRDGSGDLQVMVDAQRLPAPDLAFWEHTIDLGDHVSVTGEVVTTRRGELTVRARSVLLTSKALRPLPDKHRGLTDPDARVRRRYVDLIVRPESRTTAYQRATVVRSIRDSLQARGFTEVETPVLQTVHGGANARPFETHINAYDLDLYLRIATELHLKRLVVGGMEKVFEVGRQFRNEGADFKHNPEFTSLEVYETYGDYDSMRRLTQALIQEAATAVYGSPVARRTDADGHVREYDLSGEWPVRTVCEAVSAAVGEEITPDTPLMTLIRHAERIGLELDLDASWGFVLEEIYSELCEGRTTTPVFYTDFPKENAPLTRTHRRDPRLSEKWDLVLFGAEQGTAYSELIDPVDQRRRLVAQSLLAAAGDAEAMQVDEDFLQALEYGMPPTGGMGLGVDRLVMNLTGLSIRDTILFPLVKPQQ, encoded by the coding sequence ATGAGCCCGCACCCTGACGCGCGCAGGCCGCACCCGCTGCGCCCTCCGGCCGACGACCACTGGCCGGACCGGTTCGCGGGCGTGATGTTCGGCTTCGCCACCCTCGCCGCCGTCGTCGCGCTGGTGCCGCCGTGGCACAGCTACTTCGCCCGGTCCGAGGACCCTGTCTCGCTGCTGACCATCCCGGTGGTGCCGAGCCTGGTCTACGCCGCGCTGCTCTTCGTCACCGCCGTCGGGCTGCGCCGGCGGCTCCGGGCCGCCTGGTGGGTCGTGCTCGTCTGGTGGCTCGGCCTGCCGGAGGTCGGCCGGGTCGCGCTGATCGCCCAGGGCGACCACGTGGCGCTCGCCCTCCTCGGGCTGGTGCTGGTCGGGGCGGCGATCGTCCTGGCGCTGCGGGTGCGCTCCCAGTTCGTGGCCCGTCGGGTGCCCGGCAGCCTGGCAGGCGCTGGCGCGATCCTCGTGCTCGGTGGTCTGGCCATGGTGCTGGGCGGCGCCGCGCTGGTCCGCGGGCTGGGCCGCTCGGACAGCTACGCCGACGCGGCGACGTACGTCCTGGACACGATGCTGCTCGACCTTGGCCGCACCGGCCTGGAGACCTCGGCCTGGGCGCCGTGGTGGGTCCGGCTCGGCATCGGCCTGGTGGGGGCCGTGGTCGTGCTCGGCGCGATGACCGTGCTGTTCCGCGCCCCCCGCGACACCCGGACGCTCGGGGTCGCCGACGAGGCGAGGGTCCGGGCGATGCTGCGCGACTTCGGCGAGCACGACTCCCTCGGCTACTTCGCGACCCGGCGCGACAAGGCGGTCGTCTGGGACACCGGGGACCCCGCGACCGCGCGCGCCGGGGTCTCCTACCGCACCGTGGGCTCGGTCAGCCTGGCCAGTGGCAACCCCGTGGGGGACCCGACGTACTGGCCCGAGGCGATCGCGCGGTGGCGTGCGGAGGCCCGGGCGAGCGGCTGGTCGGTGGCGGTGATGGGCGCGGGGCACGAGGGGGCGCTGGCCCACGCGGAGGCCGGACTGACGATGCTGGACCTGGGCGACGAGGCGGTGATCGACCTCGGCTCGTTCTCCCTCAACCACCCCGGCATGAAGGCGGTGCGACAGCCCGTCTCCCGGCTGCACCGACGTGGCTACACCACCCGGGTGGTCCGGCACGCCACGCTGAGCGAGGCGGACTTCACCGAGCTCGGCGCCGCGGCCGCCTCCTGGCGTGGCGACGGTGGCGACGAGCGCGGGTTCTCGATGGCCCTGGGCCGGCTCGGCGACCCCCTCGACGGCGCCTGCGTGCTGGTCCAGGCCCGCGACGCCGAGGGCGCCCTGCGCGGCTTCCTCAGCTTCGTCCCGTGGGGACGGACCGGACTCTCGCTGGATCTGATGCGGCGCGATCCCACGGCCGACAACGGGCTGGTCGAGCTGATGGTGGCCAGCCTGGCCGCGGAGTCGACGACCTTCGGGGTGGGGCCCGTCTCGCTCAACTTCGCCATGTTCCGCGAGGCGTTCGAGCGCGGCGCGGAGATCGGCGCCGGTCCGGTGGCCCGCCTGTGGCGCCAGGCCCTGATGCTGGCGAGCAGGAACTGGCAGCTGGAGTCGCTCTACCGCTCCAACGCGAAGTACCTGCCCGAGTGGCAGCCGCGCTACCTCGGCTACGAGTACGCCTCCGACCTGCCGCGGGTCGGCACCGCGGCCGGCAGCGCCGAGGGCTTCCTCACCGCTCCCTCGATCGCCCGGACGCGTCGGCGCACCGACCACCCCGACGGCCTGGGGACCGGCGGGGCCGAGCACGCGGCCGCCGTCCTCGCGCTGATCCCGCCGGCCCCCGACGTGGTGGCGGAGGCGGTCTCGCCCGACCACCTGCCGGAGCAGATGCGGGTGCGCCGGGAGAAGCTGGACCGGATCCGGGAGATCGGGATCGACCCCTACCCGGTGACGGCGCCGCGGACCCACACCCTGGCTGAGGTCCGCGGCCTGGTGGACGAGGATCTCGCGGCGGGGACCGAGACCGGGATCGAGGTCTCGGTGGCGGGGCGGGTGATGCTCAAGCGCGACCTGGGCCACCTCGGCTTCGCCACCCTGCGCGACGGGAGCGGCGACCTCCAGGTGATGGTCGACGCCCAGCGGCTGCCTGCCCCGGACCTGGCGTTCTGGGAGCACACCATCGACCTGGGCGACCACGTGAGCGTCACCGGCGAGGTGGTGACCACCCGGCGTGGCGAGCTCACCGTGCGCGCCCGGTCGGTGCTGCTGACCAGCAAGGCGCTGCGTCCCCTGCCCGACAAGCACCGGGGGCTCACCGATCCCGACGCCCGGGTTCGCCGGCGCTACGTGGACCTGATCGTGCGCCCCGAGTCGCGCACCACCGCCTACCAGCGGGCCACCGTGGTCCGCAGCATCCGCGACTCGCTCCAGGCGCGGGGGTTCACCGAGGTCGAGACGCCGGTCCTGCAGACCGTCCACGGAGGTGCGAACGCGCGGCCGTTCGAGACCCACATCAACGCCTACGACCTGGACCTCTACCTGCGCATCGCCACCGAGCTGCACCTCAAGCGGCTGGTCGTCGGCGGCATGGAGAAGGTCTTCGAGGTGGGACGCCAGTTCCGCAACGAGGGCGCCGACTTCAAGCACAACCCCGAGTTCACCTCCCTGGAGGTCTACGAGACGTACGGCGACTACGACTCGATGCGGCGCCTCACCCAGGCGCTGATCCAGGAGGCCGCGACCGCGGTCTACGGCTCGCCGGTGGCGCGGCGCACCGACGCCGACGGCCACGTGCGGGAGTACGACCTGTCGGGGGAGTGGCCGGTGCGGACCGTCTGCGAGGCGGTCTCCGCGGCCGTGGGCGAGGAGATCACCCCCGACACCCCGCTGATGACCCTGATCAGGCACGCCGAGCGGATCGGGCTCGAGCTCGACCTGGACGCCTCTTGGGGGTTCGTCCTGGAGGAGATCTACTCCGAGCTCTGCGAGGGCCGGACCACGACGCCGGTCTTCTACACCGACTTCCCCAAGGAGAACGCCCCGCTGACCCGGACGCACCGGCGCGACCCGCGGCTCAGCGAGAAGTGGGACCTGGTGCTCTTCGGGGCGGAGCAGGGCACGGCGTACTCCGAGCTGATCGACCCGGTCGACCAGCGCCGACGCCTGGTGGCGCAGTCCCTGCTGGCGGCCGCCGGCGACGCCGAGGCGATGCAGGTCGACGAGGACTTCCTCCAGGCCCTGGAGTACGGCATGCCGCCCACCGGCGGCATGGGTCTGGGCGTCGACCGGCTGGTGATGAACCTGACCGGCCTCAGCATCCGGGACACGATCCTGTTCCCCCTGGTCAAGCCGCAGCAGTGA
- a CDS encoding LssY C-terminal domain-containing protein, whose translation MRGSDAEVGHDVRRQSASVLDHWFFAFSAVAGSWFSYVLLRDGLRPGWPTLQLVVFWAFSAYLVLPRLHRVLSSIYLPGYFVGRTRTSDGLLGDPVNLGLLGREGQVHAALGAAGWTRADPLDLRSSLGIVLGVLRRRSYASAPVSPLRLFDRQQDFAYEQEVEDSPTKRHHVRFWRCPDDWLLPGGYRADWLAAATFDRRVGLSLFTGQLTHRIDADTDVERDFVLGTVRRAVPSARLSVIENFSTGYHHRNGGGDRIRTDGNLPILDLSPTAAGPDPVPQAPQRRCPSVVALGAGVAVARAVAYVGGVVSAESGDPDLRMVSLFLVAAVVDLVLAVGVVHGRNWARLLLMAACSVTAASAMATSVVQGRWPDDLASLLSSGGSILVVLALSDRAARDYALGGSSRGDGQAGGSVG comes from the coding sequence ATGCGGGGCAGCGACGCGGAGGTCGGTCACGACGTCCGAAGACAGTCCGCGTCCGTGCTCGACCACTGGTTCTTCGCCTTCTCCGCGGTCGCCGGGTCGTGGTTCTCCTACGTGCTGCTGCGCGACGGTCTGCGCCCCGGGTGGCCGACGCTCCAGCTCGTCGTCTTCTGGGCGTTCTCCGCGTACCTGGTGCTGCCCCGGCTGCACCGGGTCCTCAGCTCGATCTACCTGCCCGGCTACTTCGTGGGACGGACCCGCACCAGCGACGGCCTGCTGGGGGATCCGGTCAACCTCGGGCTCCTGGGACGTGAGGGCCAGGTGCACGCCGCCCTGGGCGCCGCGGGATGGACCAGGGCCGACCCCTTGGACCTGCGCTCCTCGCTCGGGATCGTCCTCGGTGTGCTCCGGAGGCGCAGCTATGCCAGCGCCCCGGTCAGCCCGCTGCGGCTCTTCGACCGGCAGCAGGACTTCGCCTACGAGCAGGAGGTCGAGGACAGCCCGACGAAGCGCCACCACGTGCGGTTCTGGCGCTGTCCCGACGACTGGTTGCTGCCCGGGGGGTACCGGGCCGACTGGCTCGCCGCGGCCACGTTCGACCGCCGGGTCGGCCTCTCGCTCTTCACCGGGCAGCTCACGCATCGCATCGACGCGGACACCGACGTGGAGCGCGACTTCGTGCTCGGGACGGTCCGCCGGGCGGTCCCCTCAGCGAGGCTCTCGGTGATCGAGAACTTCTCCACCGGCTACCACCACCGCAACGGGGGAGGCGACCGGATCCGGACCGACGGGAACCTGCCGATCCTGGACCTGAGCCCCACCGCGGCCGGCCCCGACCCGGTGCCCCAGGCGCCGCAGCGACGGTGCCCCTCGGTGGTGGCGCTCGGCGCCGGGGTCGCCGTGGCCCGGGCCGTGGCCTACGTCGGTGGGGTGGTGTCGGCGGAGTCCGGCGATCCCGACCTCCGGATGGTCTCCCTGTTCCTGGTCGCCGCGGTGGTCGACCTGGTGCTGGCCGTGGGTGTGGTGCACGGCCGGAACTGGGCCCGACTGCTGCTGATGGCCGCCTGCTCGGTGACCGCCGCGAGCGCCATGGCCACCTCGGTCGTCCAGGGACGGTGGCCCGACGACCTGGCCTCCCTGCTCTCCTCGGGCGGCAGCATCCTGGTGGTCCTCGCCCTCTCGGACCGGGCGGCCCGGGACTACGCCCTCGGGGGCTCCTCCCGAGGCGACGGGCAAGCCGGCGGGAGCGTCGGATGA
- a CDS encoding ATP-binding cassette domain-containing protein, which yields MTLSLPPPVETPACPPGQPPARPRTPLLQVEDLVIAFQQYDRGLRRRVVTAVAGMSLDVHAGEVVALVGASGAGKSLLGHAVLGLLPPNAHEQGRIRWRGDEVDLPARRALAGRQTALLPQSLTHLDPSATVGAQAQRSARLLGASRREARVRAREAVREQGLADDVLSLYPHQLSGGMGRRVLTALALMGDPALVVADEPTPGLGPDQVAAVLDRLHRIAQAGSGVLLITHELGPALRVADRVVVARRGRTVEHAPASAFAGDGALLTHPYSRALWRALPQNDFAVDPTVDAETVHPEVDAETVHPEVDAETVDPQVTSC from the coding sequence GTGACCCTCTCCCTGCCCCCGCCGGTGGAGACGCCGGCCTGCCCTCCGGGACAGCCCCCTGCCCGCCCCCGGACGCCGCTCCTCCAGGTCGAGGACCTGGTGATCGCCTTCCAGCAGTACGACCGCGGGCTGCGCCGACGCGTCGTCACCGCCGTGGCCGGGATGTCCTTGGACGTGCACGCCGGCGAGGTGGTGGCCCTGGTGGGCGCCAGCGGCGCGGGCAAGAGCCTGCTGGGCCACGCCGTTCTCGGCCTGCTTCCGCCCAACGCGCACGAGCAGGGGCGCATTCGGTGGCGGGGCGACGAGGTCGACCTGCCCGCCCGGCGCGCGCTGGCAGGTCGGCAGACCGCACTGCTCCCCCAGTCGCTGACCCACCTGGACCCCTCCGCGACCGTGGGCGCGCAGGCCCAGCGCAGCGCCCGGCTGCTGGGCGCGAGCCGGCGCGAGGCGCGGGTCCGGGCGCGGGAGGCGGTGCGCGAGCAAGGGCTGGCCGACGACGTCCTCAGCCTCTACCCCCACCAGCTCTCCGGCGGCATGGGACGCCGGGTGCTCACCGCCCTGGCCCTGATGGGCGACCCGGCGCTGGTGGTCGCCGACGAGCCCACGCCCGGGCTGGGCCCCGACCAGGTGGCCGCGGTGCTGGACCGCCTGCACCGGATCGCGCAGGCCGGCAGCGGCGTCCTGCTGATCACCCACGAGCTCGGCCCCGCCCTCCGGGTCGCGGACCGGGTGGTGGTGGCCCGCCGCGGCCGCACGGTGGAGCACGCCCCGGCCTCCGCGTTCGCGGGAGACGGTGCGCTCCTCACCCACCCCTACAGCCGGGCGCTGTGGCGGGCGCTGCCGCAGAACGACTTCGCGGTGGACCCCACGGTGGACGCCGAGACCGTGCACCCCGAGGTGGACGCCGAGACCGTGCACCCCGAGGTGGACGCCGAGACGGTGGACCCCCAGGTGACGTCGTGCTGA